The Lysobacter gummosus genome includes a region encoding these proteins:
- the yedA gene encoding drug/metabolite exporter YedA — protein MSAAPSTVERHAPSALAVAFALGSVYVLWGSTYLGIRFALQSYPPFLLGAARMFLAGVLMYAVLRWRGTPAPTRKQWRTLWLLSIWMVLLSNGLVNLAETQVDSGLAAIAVASMPLFAGVFAMLRGRHPSKIEWVGLAIGFLGVIWLNAGGKLSASTLGLVCLIVAPIAWAWGSIWSRDQDLPSPFMAASAQMLTGSVWMLGAAVVTGERITAMPTFSATAALLYLVVAGSIFGFTAYIWLLHHVRPALATSYAYVNPPIAVLFGALLAGERFTSHDLGAMAVILVGVVIITLAKARAAKAAPAVAPVAPPQAGELEKQA, from the coding sequence ATGAGCGCCGCACCATCGACCGTCGAACGCCACGCTCCCAGCGCCCTCGCGGTCGCTTTCGCCCTGGGATCGGTGTACGTGCTGTGGGGATCGACCTACCTCGGCATCCGTTTCGCCCTGCAAAGCTATCCGCCGTTCCTGCTGGGCGCGGCGCGGATGTTCCTGGCCGGCGTGCTGATGTACGCAGTGCTGCGCTGGCGCGGCACGCCTGCGCCGACGCGCAAGCAGTGGCGCACGCTGTGGCTGCTGTCGATCTGGATGGTGCTGTTGTCCAACGGTCTGGTGAACCTGGCCGAGACCCAGGTCGATTCCGGCCTGGCCGCGATCGCGGTGGCGTCGATGCCGCTGTTCGCCGGGGTGTTCGCGATGCTGCGCGGACGGCATCCGTCGAAGATCGAATGGGTCGGTCTGGCGATCGGTTTTCTCGGCGTCATCTGGCTCAATGCCGGCGGCAAGCTGTCGGCGTCCACGCTGGGGCTGGTATGCCTGATCGTCGCGCCGATCGCCTGGGCCTGGGGTTCGATCTGGAGCCGCGACCAGGACCTGCCGTCGCCGTTCATGGCCGCCAGCGCGCAGATGCTGACCGGCAGCGTGTGGATGCTCGGCGCGGCGGTGGTGACCGGCGAGAGGATCACCGCGATGCCGACCTTCAGCGCCACCGCGGCGCTGCTGTATCTGGTCGTGGCCGGCTCGATCTTCGGCTTCACCGCCTACATCTGGCTGCTGCATCACGTGCGCCCGGCGCTGGCGACCAGCTACGCCTACGTCAATCCGCCCATCGCGGTGTTGTTCGGCGCGCTGCTGGCGGGCGAGCGTTTCACCTCGCACGACCTGGGCGCGATGGCGGTGATCCTGGTCGGCGTGGTCATCATCACCCTGGCCAAGGCCCGCGCCGCCAAGGCCGCTCCGGCGGTCGCGCCGGTTGCGCCGCCGCAAGCCGGTGAACTGGAGAAACAGGCATGA
- a CDS encoding ABC transporter ATP-binding protein produces METLVSIHNLTKTYQRGPEKVEVLHGINLDIAKGDFVALMGPSGSGKTTLLNLIGGLDNPSGGEISIEGERIDRMSAGQLSQWRSRHVGFVFQFYNLMPALSAQKNVELPLLLSPLGGAQRKRNAEIALTLVGLADRGKHRPNELSGGQQQRVAIARAIVSDPTLLICDEPTGDLDRHAAEEILNLLQLLNREHGKTIVMVTHDPKAAEYATHTLHLDKGTLVEQQSHAA; encoded by the coding sequence ATGGAAACCCTGGTTTCGATCCATAACCTCACCAAGACCTATCAGCGCGGCCCGGAAAAGGTCGAAGTGCTGCACGGCATCAACCTGGACATCGCCAAGGGCGACTTCGTCGCGCTGATGGGGCCGTCGGGTTCGGGCAAGACCACCTTGCTCAATCTGATCGGCGGCCTGGACAACCCCAGCGGCGGCGAAATCTCGATCGAAGGCGAACGCATCGACCGCATGAGCGCGGGCCAGTTGTCGCAGTGGCGCAGCCGCCACGTCGGCTTCGTGTTCCAGTTCTACAACCTGATGCCGGCCCTGAGCGCGCAGAAGAACGTCGAACTGCCGCTGCTGCTGTCGCCGCTGGGCGGCGCGCAGCGCAAACGCAATGCCGAGATCGCGCTGACCCTGGTGGGCCTGGCCGACCGCGGCAAGCATCGCCCCAACGAACTGTCCGGCGGCCAGCAGCAGCGCGTGGCGATCGCACGCGCGATCGTGTCCGACCCGACTCTGCTGATCTGCGACGAACCCACCGGCGACCTGGACCGGCACGCGGCGGAGGAAATCCTCAATCTGCTGCAACTGCTCAATCGCGAACACGGCAAGACCATCGTCATGGTGACCCATGACCCGAAGGCCGCCGAGTACGCCACCCACACACTGCACCTCGACAAGGGCACCCTGGTCGAGCAGCAGTCGCACGCGGCCTGA
- a CDS encoding efflux RND transporter periplasmic adaptor subunit, giving the protein MSASADLLKELRIDRNRPAQSSGPGRGTIVGIVVLVLIVLAVAGWFVFGRNAAPQVKTASVTAIGGGNGAGSSVLDATGYIVARRIATVSAKITGKVREVMIEEGQRVEAGQVMATLDPIDADAQRSLSAAQLAAAQSDTARVQAQLKEAEANANRLAALVKQQLVSKSQYDQAVASRDSLRAQLDTAQRNVKVSRDSLHISDLGVDNTIVRAPFSGVVTAKAAQPGEIVSPLSAGGGFTRTGIGTIVDMDSLEIEVDVGEAFIGRVQPKMPVEAVLNAYPDWKIPAEVIAIIPTADRGKATVKVRISIKSRDPRIVPEMGVRVSFLEAAKPANAVQSKPSAMAPNAALTQRDGKDVVFVIAQDKVAQTAVTLGRKLGDDREVTAGLSGGESVVLDPPESLKDGSRVRVENADADSSDK; this is encoded by the coding sequence ATGAGTGCATCTGCCGATCTGCTGAAGGAACTTCGCATCGACCGCAACCGGCCGGCCCAGTCCTCCGGTCCCGGCCGCGGCACGATCGTCGGCATCGTCGTGCTGGTGCTGATCGTGCTGGCCGTCGCCGGCTGGTTCGTGTTCGGCCGCAACGCCGCGCCGCAGGTCAAGACCGCCAGCGTCACCGCGATCGGCGGCGGCAACGGCGCCGGCAGTTCCGTGCTCGACGCCACCGGCTACATCGTCGCCCGCCGCATCGCCACGGTCTCGGCCAAGATCACCGGCAAGGTGCGCGAGGTGATGATCGAAGAAGGCCAGCGCGTGGAGGCAGGCCAGGTCATGGCCACGCTCGACCCGATCGACGCCGACGCCCAGCGCTCGCTCAGCGCCGCCCAGCTCGCCGCCGCGCAAAGCGACACCGCGCGCGTGCAGGCCCAGCTCAAGGAAGCCGAAGCCAACGCCAACCGCCTGGCGGCGCTGGTCAAGCAGCAGCTGGTGTCCAAGTCGCAATACGACCAGGCCGTGGCCTCGCGCGATTCGCTGCGCGCGCAGCTGGACACCGCACAACGCAACGTCAAGGTGTCGCGCGACAGCCTGCACATCTCCGACCTGGGCGTGGACAACACCATCGTGCGCGCGCCCTTCTCCGGCGTGGTCACCGCCAAGGCCGCGCAGCCGGGCGAAATCGTTTCGCCCTTGTCGGCCGGCGGCGGCTTCACCCGCACCGGCATAGGCACCATCGTCGATATGGATTCGCTGGAGATCGAAGTCGATGTCGGCGAAGCCTTCATCGGCCGCGTGCAGCCGAAGATGCCGGTCGAGGCCGTCCTCAACGCTTACCCGGACTGGAAGATTCCGGCCGAGGTGATCGCCATCATCCCCACCGCCGATCGCGGCAAGGCCACGGTGAAGGTGCGCATCTCGATCAAGAGCCGCGATCCGCGCATCGTCCCGGAGATGGGCGTGCGTGTCAGCTTCCTGGAAGCGGCCAAACCGGCCAACGCCGTGCAGAGCAAGCCCAGCGCGATGGCGCCCAACGCCGCGCTGACCCAGCGCGACGGCAAGGACGTGGTGTTCGTGATCGCGCAGGACAAGGTCGCCCAGACCGCGGTGACCCTGGGCCGCAAGCTCGGCGACGACCGCGAAGTCACCGCCGGCCTGAGCGGCGGCGAGAGCGTCGTGCTCGACCCGCCCGAATCGCTGAAAGACGGATCGCGCGTGCGTGTCGAAAACGCCGATGCCGATTCGTCGGACAAGTAA
- a CDS encoding carboxy terminal-processing peptidase: MTLKNTRALTLVAGFLLTAPLALLARPDSAAAPAAAGAAISLPSAPTADQTTAAKLVYGLLSDSRYAYRPRALDDALSADMYKRYLESLDGGKQFFTAVDIARFDAYKNKLDDAIKSGDLSPAYSIFSTYKQRVDERVAYARGLLKQPANFEFNGADRYDYDRKDAPWVADTAALDALWKQSVRNDWLRLKLAGKKSDDIAKTLDKRYTNMAKGISELKGEDVFQTFVNSYANAIDPHTDYLTPKSADNFNMTMSLSLDGIGAQLQKQDDVVAIREIIPGGPAARSNLLKPGDRIVGVGQGDSGAMDDVIGWRIDDVVAKIRGAKGTKVRLDVIPAESGLDSKPNRIVLVRDKVRLEEQAAKSEVIDIPATDGVPAKRVGVIKLPGFYQDFEGRRKNANDYASATRDVAKLLVKLRADKVDGVVLDLRNNGGGSLNEAIELTGLFIDRGPVVQVRESGGRVSVEGDSDTGIAWEGPLAVLINRGSASASEIFAGAIQDYGRGLVIGETTFGKGTVQNLVDLDRWPANESARFGQVKLTIAQFFRVSGGSTQNKGVVPDIAFPVSVDATEYGESTYDNALPWTKIAAVPHTSYGNFAPLLPKLETLHTTRIGSDKEFQWWSQDVAQFREERAKKWISLNEADRRAERDREDAKRKQRQSERKQLGLTLDPLGDDSNDDGLASSERDIVKDAAREKLADKRPDPLLRESAAILADAVRLLNNDRQLSAQVLPTATRPGHWAD, from the coding sequence ATGACCCTCAAGAACACGCGTGCCCTGACCCTCGTCGCAGGCTTCCTGCTGACCGCTCCGCTGGCGCTGCTCGCGCGGCCCGACTCCGCCGCCGCTCCGGCGGCCGCGGGCGCTGCCATCAGCTTGCCCAGCGCGCCCACCGCCGACCAGACCACCGCCGCCAAGCTGGTGTACGGCCTGCTCTCAGACAGCCGCTACGCCTATCGGCCGCGCGCGCTCGACGACGCGCTGTCGGCCGACATGTACAAGCGCTATCTCGAATCGCTCGACGGCGGCAAGCAGTTCTTCACCGCCGTGGATATCGCCCGCTTCGACGCCTACAAGAACAAGCTCGACGACGCGATCAAGAGCGGCGACCTGTCGCCGGCGTACTCGATCTTCTCCACCTACAAGCAGCGCGTGGACGAACGCGTCGCCTACGCGCGCGGCCTGCTCAAGCAGCCGGCCAACTTCGAGTTCAACGGCGCCGACCGTTACGACTACGACCGCAAGGACGCGCCCTGGGTCGCCGACACGGCGGCGCTGGACGCGCTGTGGAAGCAGTCGGTGCGCAACGACTGGCTGCGCCTGAAACTGGCCGGCAAGAAGAGCGACGACATCGCCAAGACCCTGGACAAGCGCTACACCAACATGGCGAAGGGCATTTCCGAGCTCAAGGGCGAGGACGTGTTCCAGACCTTCGTCAACAGCTACGCCAACGCGATCGATCCGCACACCGACTACCTCACGCCCAAGTCGGCCGACAACTTCAACATGACCATGTCGCTGTCGCTCGACGGCATCGGCGCGCAACTGCAGAAGCAGGACGACGTGGTCGCGATCCGCGAAATCATCCCCGGCGGTCCGGCCGCGCGCAGCAACCTGCTCAAGCCCGGCGACCGCATCGTCGGCGTGGGCCAGGGCGACAGCGGCGCGATGGACGACGTGATCGGCTGGCGCATCGACGATGTCGTCGCCAAGATCCGCGGCGCCAAGGGCACCAAGGTGCGCCTGGACGTGATCCCGGCCGAATCCGGCCTGGACAGCAAGCCCAACCGGATCGTGCTGGTGCGCGACAAGGTGCGTCTGGAAGAACAGGCGGCCAAGTCGGAAGTCATCGACATTCCGGCCACCGACGGCGTGCCGGCCAAGCGCGTGGGCGTGATCAAGCTGCCGGGCTTCTATCAGGACTTCGAAGGCCGCCGCAAGAACGCCAACGATTACGCCTCGGCCACCCGCGACGTCGCCAAGCTGCTGGTCAAGCTGCGCGCGGACAAGGTCGATGGCGTGGTGCTGGACCTGCGCAACAACGGCGGCGGCTCGCTCAACGAAGCCATCGAGCTCACCGGTCTGTTCATCGATCGCGGCCCGGTGGTGCAGGTGCGCGAATCCGGCGGCCGCGTCAGCGTCGAAGGCGACAGCGATACCGGTATCGCCTGGGAAGGCCCGCTGGCGGTGCTCATCAACCGCGGTTCTGCGTCGGCCTCTGAAATTTTCGCTGGCGCCATCCAGGATTACGGGCGTGGGTTGGTCATCGGCGAAACCACCTTCGGCAAGGGCACGGTGCAGAACCTGGTCGATCTGGACCGCTGGCCGGCCAACGAGAGCGCGCGCTTCGGCCAGGTCAAGCTGACCATCGCGCAGTTCTTCCGCGTCAGCGGCGGCTCCACCCAGAACAAGGGCGTGGTGCCGGACATCGCGTTCCCGGTGTCGGTGGACGCGACCGAGTACGGCGAGAGCACCTACGACAACGCCTTGCCGTGGACCAAGATCGCCGCGGTGCCGCACACCAGCTACGGCAATTTCGCGCCGCTGCTGCCGAAGCTGGAAACGCTGCACACCACCCGCATCGGCAGCGACAAGGAATTTCAGTGGTGGTCGCAGGACGTGGCCCAGTTCCGCGAGGAACGCGCCAAGAAGTGGATCTCGCTCAACGAAGCCGACCGCCGCGCCGAACGCGATCGCGAAGACGCCAAGCGCAAGCAGCGTCAGAGCGAGCGCAAGCAGCTGGGCCTGACCCTGGACCCGCTCGGCGACGATTCCAACGACGACGGCCTGGCTTCGTCGGAGCGCGACATCGTCAAGGACGCCGCGCGCGAGAAGCTCGCCGACAAGCGTCCGGACCCGTTGCTGCGCGAATCGGCGGCGATCCTGGCCGACGCGGTGCGCCTGCTCAACAACGACCGTCAGCTGTCGGCGCAAGTGCTGCCGACCGCGACCCGGCCGGGACATTGGGCCGACTGA
- a CDS encoding ABC transporter permease encodes MKKFLSFLRGLAIFLGLIAALALWAAAPWPVLLALAALIALWMLLTRSGKQAASVAGVGISTLSQRLGSSSVVVIGIAGVVAVLVAMLSMAEGYQQTLRRTGSEDSVIVLRGASAAEVMSTLDLASINVIEQAPGIARSADGRPLASPETVVAANLPIMGGAPDEDGSVQLRGVGDRAWQVRKQVKIVEGRKFETGKREVVVGSGARRQFRGMQVGKQIRLGSEMWTVVGIFKSGDAMDSELWADAEMVASTYRRGASRNSVVAQLTDAKQFKQFKAALAGDPRLQVDTTTTSEYFAKQSETMTTVIRTIGIIVGSIMAIGAVFGALNTMFATVATRAREIATLRAIGFRGFPVVVAVMLETMLLAMLGGLIGGALAWAIFNGYTASTIAGGVGQLTFDFRVTGELLWSGLKWALAIGFIGGLFPALRAATLPVTSALRDS; translated from the coding sequence ATGAAAAAGTTCTTATCGTTTCTGCGCGGCCTGGCCATTTTCCTGGGCCTGATCGCCGCTCTGGCGCTGTGGGCGGCCGCGCCCTGGCCGGTCCTGCTCGCCCTCGCCGCGCTGATCGCGCTGTGGATGCTGCTGACCCGCAGCGGCAAACAGGCCGCGTCGGTGGCCGGCGTCGGCATCAGTACCTTGAGCCAGCGCCTGGGTTCCTCCTCGGTGGTGGTGATCGGCATCGCCGGCGTGGTCGCGGTGCTGGTGGCGATGCTGTCGATGGCCGAGGGCTATCAGCAGACGCTGCGCCGCACCGGCAGCGAAGACAGCGTCATCGTCCTGCGCGGCGCGTCCGCGGCCGAGGTGATGTCCACGCTCGACCTGGCCAGCATCAACGTGATCGAGCAGGCGCCGGGCATCGCCCGCAGCGCCGACGGCCGCCCGCTGGCGTCGCCGGAAACCGTGGTCGCGGCGAACCTGCCGATCATGGGCGGTGCGCCGGACGAAGACGGCAGCGTGCAATTGCGCGGCGTCGGCGATCGCGCCTGGCAGGTACGCAAGCAGGTCAAGATCGTCGAAGGCCGCAAATTCGAAACCGGAAAGCGCGAAGTCGTGGTCGGCAGCGGCGCGCGACGTCAGTTCCGCGGCATGCAGGTCGGCAAGCAGATCCGTCTGGGCAGCGAGATGTGGACGGTCGTCGGCATCTTCAAATCCGGCGATGCGATGGATTCGGAACTGTGGGCCGATGCCGAGATGGTCGCCTCCACATATCGTCGCGGCGCCTCGCGCAACTCGGTCGTCGCCCAGCTCACCGACGCCAAGCAGTTCAAGCAATTCAAGGCCGCGCTCGCCGGCGATCCGCGTCTGCAGGTCGATACCACCACGACCTCGGAGTATTTCGCCAAGCAATCCGAAACCATGACCACGGTCATCCGCACCATCGGCATCATCGTCGGTTCGATCATGGCCATCGGTGCGGTGTTCGGCGCGCTCAACACCATGTTCGCCACGGTGGCCACGCGTGCGCGCGAGATCGCGACCCTGCGCGCGATCGGCTTCCGCGGTTTTCCGGTGGTGGTCGCGGTGATGCTGGAAACCATGCTGCTGGCGATGCTCGGCGGCCTGATCGGCGGTGCGCTGGCCTGGGCGATATTCAACGGCTACACCGCATCGACCATCGCCGGCGGTGTCGGGCAGTTGACCTTCGACTTCCGCGTCACCGGCGAGCTGCTATGGAGCGGCTTGAAGTGGGCGCTGGCGATCGGCTTCATCGGTGGCCTGTTCCCGGCGCTGCGCGCGGCGACTTTGCCGGTGACTTCGGCGTTGCGCGACTCCTAG
- a CDS encoding Lrp/AsnC family transcriptional regulator codes for MSAAPLILDEFDHKLLELLQQDASSTLSELGDAVGLSPSAVQRRMTRYRQDGLMRQVAVLDPLALGSTLAAVWVTMERESVERHAAFHARVRAAPEVQQCYTLAGEWDYLVILATTGVLHCRQVVDRLFLDEGNVKRYDTHLVFDVVKHGLELPTRDAPRAARKRRG; via the coding sequence ATGAGTGCTGCCCCCCTGATTTTGGACGAGTTCGACCACAAGTTGCTCGAACTGTTGCAACAAGACGCCTCCTCGACCCTGAGCGAGCTCGGCGACGCGGTCGGACTGTCGCCGAGCGCGGTGCAGCGACGCATGACCCGTTACCGCCAGGACGGCCTGATGCGGCAGGTCGCGGTGCTCGACCCGCTGGCGCTGGGCAGCACCCTGGCGGCGGTATGGGTGACGATGGAGCGCGAATCGGTCGAACGCCACGCCGCCTTCCACGCCCGGGTCCGCGCCGCGCCGGAGGTGCAGCAGTGCTACACCCTGGCCGGCGAATGGGACTACCTGGTGATCCTGGCCACCACCGGCGTCCTGCATTGCCGGCAGGTGGTGGATCGTCTGTTCCTGGATGAGGGCAACGTCAAGCGCTACGACACCCATCTGGTGTTCGATGTGGTCAAGCACGGGTTGGAGTTGCCGACTCGCGATGCGCCGCGTGCTGCGCGTAAGCGGCGGGGGTGA
- the rarD gene encoding EamA family transporter RarD: MTAATDRRGLWIAVASFVLWGLMPLYWHLLHSVPSLQIVAHRIVWSTLLVTGWLCWKFGRHWLRDILREPRKAAMLALSGVLIAFNWGLYIWAVNAGHVIETSLGYFIGPLVSVMLGVLFLGERLRPVQWISIALAFAGVLWLTLQYGRPPLIALGLAVSFAVYGLVRKLVAVEAVTGLGVENVYLFVPALGLLLWGESHGQGGFLGGWGLGIDVLLIVAGALTALPLIGFAYAVRRVSLTAIGLLQYVAPTLQFLIGVLILREPFDSERAIGFVIIWLGLMLFASEGVLRSRRMATVAGTA, translated from the coding sequence ATGACCGCCGCCACCGACCGCCGCGGGCTCTGGATCGCGGTCGCCTCGTTCGTGCTGTGGGGACTGATGCCGCTGTACTGGCACCTGCTGCATTCGGTGCCGTCGTTGCAGATCGTCGCTCACCGCATCGTCTGGAGCACGCTGCTGGTCACCGGCTGGCTGTGCTGGAAATTCGGCCGCCACTGGCTGCGCGACATCCTGCGCGAACCGCGCAAGGCGGCGATGCTGGCGCTGAGCGGCGTGCTGATCGCGTTCAACTGGGGCCTGTACATCTGGGCGGTCAACGCCGGACACGTGATCGAGACCAGCCTGGGCTACTTCATCGGCCCGCTGGTCAGCGTGATGCTGGGCGTGCTGTTCCTCGGCGAGCGCCTGCGCCCGGTGCAATGGATTTCGATCGCGCTGGCCTTCGCCGGCGTGCTGTGGCTGACCCTGCAGTACGGGCGCCCGCCCTTGATCGCGCTGGGGCTGGCGGTGTCGTTCGCGGTGTACGGACTGGTGCGCAAGCTGGTCGCGGTCGAAGCGGTGACCGGGCTGGGCGTGGAGAACGTCTATCTGTTCGTGCCGGCGCTGGGGCTGCTGCTGTGGGGCGAAAGCCACGGCCAGGGCGGTTTCCTCGGCGGCTGGGGCCTGGGCATCGACGTGTTGCTGATCGTCGCCGGCGCGCTGACCGCGCTGCCGCTGATCGGCTTCGCCTACGCGGTGCGGCGCGTGTCGCTGACCGCGATCGGGCTGCTGCAATACGTCGCCCCGACTCTGCAGTTCCTGATCGGCGTGCTGATCCTGCGCGAGCCGTTCGACAGCGAACGCGCGATCGGCTTCGTGATCATCTGGCTGGGTTTGATGCTGTTCGCCAGCGAGGGCGTGCTGCGGTCGCGGCGGATGGCGACGGTGGCTGGGACGGCCTGA
- a CDS encoding ABC transporter permease — protein MKYFHLIWAELMRRKTRTALTLLSIVAAFLLFGLLDGVRESFQQAGNSANGAKRLQTGSRLSFIQPLPMSLNDRIAQVPGVKQVTYANWFGGAYQDPHNQIFSFGVADNYLDLYPEMAVSAAHRKAFAATRTGVLVGEGLMTRFGWKVGQKLPLQSTIFTSSDGTKNWSFDIVGTLAATDKKSGGWFDQMILLHWKYFDDSTPYNRGQVGWYVTEVHDVNQSDRVAKAIDAISANSDHETKTQTEAAATASWMKQMADIGLIVGSIMGAVFFTLVLLTGNTMAQAVRERTSELAVLKTIGFPDRSVLMLVLAESMLLMLIGGVLGVLIASGLGPVVGVMSRGAITVPPIGLNSWSLALALMVGIGLVVGALPAIRAMRLNIVDALAGR, from the coding sequence ATGAAATATTTCCATCTGATCTGGGCCGAGCTGATGCGTCGCAAGACGCGCACGGCGCTGACCCTGCTGTCGATCGTCGCCGCGTTCTTGTTGTTCGGCCTGCTCGACGGCGTGCGCGAGAGCTTCCAGCAAGCCGGCAACAGCGCCAACGGCGCCAAGCGATTGCAGACCGGCTCGCGCCTGTCCTTCATCCAACCGCTGCCGATGTCGCTCAACGACCGCATCGCGCAGGTGCCGGGCGTCAAGCAGGTCACCTATGCGAACTGGTTCGGCGGCGCCTACCAGGACCCGCACAACCAGATTTTCAGCTTCGGCGTGGCCGATAACTATCTCGATCTGTATCCGGAGATGGCCGTGTCCGCCGCACACCGCAAGGCGTTCGCCGCCACCCGCACCGGCGTGCTGGTCGGCGAAGGCCTGATGACACGCTTCGGTTGGAAGGTCGGACAGAAACTGCCGCTGCAGTCGACCATCTTCACCAGCAGCGATGGCACCAAGAACTGGAGCTTCGACATCGTCGGCACGCTCGCGGCCACCGACAAAAAATCCGGCGGTTGGTTCGACCAGATGATCCTGCTGCATTGGAAGTACTTCGACGATTCCACGCCCTACAACCGCGGTCAGGTGGGCTGGTACGTCACCGAGGTCCACGACGTGAACCAGAGCGACCGCGTGGCCAAGGCCATCGACGCGATCTCGGCCAATTCCGATCACGAAACCAAGACCCAGACCGAAGCGGCGGCGACCGCGAGCTGGATGAAGCAGATGGCCGACATCGGCCTGATCGTCGGTTCGATCATGGGCGCGGTGTTCTTCACCCTGGTGCTGCTGACCGGCAACACCATGGCCCAGGCGGTGCGCGAGCGAACGTCCGAACTCGCCGTGCTCAAGACGATCGGCTTCCCCGACCGCAGCGTGTTGATGCTGGTGCTGGCCGAGTCGATGCTGTTGATGCTGATCGGCGGGGTTCTCGGCGTTCTCATAGCCAGCGGGCTCGGCCCGGTCGTCGGCGTGATGAGCCGCGGCGCCATCACCGTTCCGCCGATCGGGCTGAACAGCTGGTCGCTGGCCTTGGCGCTGATGGTCGGCATCGGTCTGGTGGTCGGCGCGTTGCCGGCGATCCGGGCGATGCGCTTGAACATCGTCGATGCACTGGCCGGACGTTAA
- a CDS encoding methylated-DNA--[protein]-cysteine S-methyltransferase, translating into MNAKTTPRKPESGHTADVPAARNATLGQPASIKADKLEQARILLDAGEPSLTELADAVGLSPSHLQRRFSARFGLSPAEYLAQRKLGSLRSALREGSDVSAALYDAGYGSPSRVYESGAARLGMTPARYRAGGAGEQIRWSLAKTAIGTALIATTTRGICMVELGDDPAALEAKLRSEFPQAALERVDAGRDEFLAPRVQAVAETLGGQKQSVPVDLIGTAFQKKVWDALMKIPAGQTRSYEQIARQIGSPRGARAVARACANNRVAVVVPCHRVVRGDGSLGGYRWGLPLKEKLLQRERAA; encoded by the coding sequence ATGAACGCCAAAACCACTCCGCGCAAGCCCGAATCCGGCCACACCGCTGACGTGCCGGCCGCCCGCAACGCCACCCTCGGCCAGCCCGCTTCCATCAAGGCGGACAAGCTCGAACAGGCCCGCATCCTGCTGGATGCCGGCGAGCCCTCGCTGACCGAACTGGCCGACGCCGTCGGCCTGAGCCCCTCGCACCTGCAGCGCCGCTTCAGCGCGCGCTTCGGCCTGAGCCCGGCCGAGTACCTGGCCCAGCGCAAACTGGGCAGCCTGCGTTCGGCATTGCGCGAAGGCAGCGACGTCAGCGCCGCGTTGTACGACGCCGGTTACGGCTCGCCCTCGCGCGTGTACGAGAGCGGCGCCGCGCGCCTGGGCATGACGCCCGCGCGCTACCGCGCCGGCGGCGCCGGCGAGCAGATCCGCTGGAGCCTGGCCAAGACCGCGATCGGCACCGCGCTGATCGCCACCACCACGCGCGGCATCTGCATGGTCGAACTCGGCGACGATCCGGCGGCGCTGGAAGCCAAGCTGCGCAGCGAGTTCCCGCAGGCGGCGCTGGAGCGCGTGGACGCCGGCCGCGACGAATTCCTCGCCCCGCGCGTGCAGGCGGTGGCGGAAACGCTGGGCGGGCAGAAGCAATCGGTGCCGGTCGATCTGATCGGCACCGCGTTCCAGAAAAAAGTCTGGGATGCGCTGATGAAGATTCCGGCCGGGCAGACCCGCAGCTACGAACAGATCGCGCGGCAGATCGGTTCCCCGCGCGGCGCGCGCGCGGTCGCGCGGGCTTGCGCGAACAATCGGGTCGCGGTGGTCGTGCCTTGTCACCGGGTGGTGCGCGGCGATGGCTCGCTGGGCGGGTATCGCTGGGGGCTGCCGCTTAAGGAGAAGTTGCTGCAGCGGGAGCGGGCGGCTTGA
- a CDS encoding GNAT family N-acetyltransferase yields the protein MAAQSPQTLHTDAPGMSRYVTQAAVPEQIGEILTLIREHGPNPWNYLPEVELAAHLSAIRSGRTQAVVALLEGQIVAVVTFEPSDAFHRYQPGGREIEWQGHIGEAVVHRQHRGQGLGTQLLKAAVARLQQMGLVEIYVERHEDNEGSAGMMRNAGFVVIDVFDDPRRRDAGSRRTTVSRYRPHP from the coding sequence GTGGCGGCGCAATCCCCCCAAACCCTACATACGGACGCCCCCGGGATGTCCCGGTACGTGACGCAAGCCGCAGTACCCGAGCAGATCGGCGAGATTCTGACGCTGATCCGCGAACACGGTCCCAATCCCTGGAATTACCTGCCCGAGGTCGAGCTCGCCGCGCATCTGTCGGCGATCCGGAGCGGCCGCACGCAGGCGGTAGTCGCTTTGCTTGAAGGTCAAATTGTGGCGGTCGTCACATTTGAGCCCAGCGACGCGTTCCACCGCTACCAGCCCGGCGGACGCGAGATCGAGTGGCAGGGCCATATCGGCGAGGCGGTCGTGCATCGCCAGCATCGTGGGCAGGGGCTGGGCACGCAGCTGTTGAAGGCGGCGGTGGCGCGGCTGCAGCAGATGGGATTGGTCGAAATCTACGTCGAGCGCCACGAGGACAACGAGGGCTCGGCGGGGATGATGCGCAACGCCGGTTTCGTGGTCATCGACGTGTTCGACGATCCGCGCCGCCGCGATGCAGGCAGCCGCCGCACCACGGTGTCGCGCTACCGGCCGCATCCTTGA